CCGGTAGTTGGTTTCCAGTTGACAGGTTTTCTCCGCGCCTTTGGATACCACAAGATGCACTTCCAATCCTTTACCCTGTAAAAGCTCAAGGGCTTTCACGCCATACTGAAACCCGGACGCTCCGCTGATACCGATGATGATACGTTGTGTGGTCATTCTGCTAATCCTTATTCGAAGTCCGGCAGAAAGCGCTTCACGTCCACCTCTTTGAATTTCGAACGTTCAAAATGGCTCTTCAGATGGAAAGGCACGGTGCAATCAAAGAGGGTCTTGCACGACATACCTTGCTGCGAAATGCTCGGACTGTATGCCGGAACCTGGGAAGGATCCAACGGATGACAGCGCACGCCGGGGATAAACACGGTGTCGACATCCCCCTGATAGCGGGTTTGCATCGCCCACATCACGTCGTCGCTGTCGAATATATCCACATCTTCATCCACCAGGATGACGTGCTTCAGTTCCGAGAAGGCCGAGAACGCCAGCAGCGCGGCCTGACGCTGGCGCCCTTCATCCACGGGGGACGATTTTTTGAATTGCATGACGGCCAGCAATTTGCCGCCGCCGGCGGTATGGGCAAAAACGTTGAGCAGTTTGCCCGGCATCGCGCGTTCGACCATATCCAAAATGCTGGCTTCCGTCGGAATGCCCGCCATGTTCACATGTTCTTCGCCGGGGCCGACCGTCGTACGCCAAATCGGATTGCGGCGATGGGTAACCGCTTTAACCTTGATGACGGGGAGCGCTTCTTTCGCTTCGCCGGTATAACCGGGGAACTCCGGCATGGCCTTGCCGGTATTGGTATTCTGATCTTCGCGCACGCGGACATTGGGCAGCAATTCGCCTTCAATCACGATCTCCGCATGAGCGATGGCCTTCTCATTGATCGTGATGCATTTCGTCATTTCAACGGCATAACCGCGCAGCGCGCCGGCAATACTCAGTTCATCAAATCCTAGTGGCGTCGTCGGTGGTTCGAAGCAAGCGGCGACTTCAATGGCGGGATCGACGCCGATGCTGATAGAAATAGGCAGCGGTTTGCCTTTCGCTTCCGCTTTCATGCGGAAAGCATCGATATGACGTCCCGGCGTCAACCACATAGAGAGTTCGTCCCGGCTCTGGATACACAGACGATGGATCGTGATATCGGACTCATGCGTCTCCGGATCGGAGGCATAGCACAGCCCCATGGTGATATAAGGGCCGGCGTCTTCTTCCGTATTGGTTGGCGCAGGTAATAATTTTCGCAGATCGAAATCCGCATCGGTCGCCAGATGCACCACTTCCCGGCAGGTCGCTTTATCCGGTTCAACCACAACCGGCGGGATCGCATTTTTCACAGAATCCTTCAACAGGTGCCCCAGTCTTTCGGGAGGGCAATTCAGAAATTCGCCGACACGCTTACGGGAACCGTTCAGGCCGATAGCCACGCTGATGTCGTTAAAATTTTTGATTTTATTAAAGACCATTACCGGGCCGTTTTTACGGGTTGGCCGTTGGCATGTTCCGCCGGCGCCCACATAACGATAAATGCCGGACAACTCCGCGTGCGGATCCACTTCCACATCGGTTTCAACGTACTCGCCCGGCAGGGTTTTCAATAACTCCAGCGCAGAGCGTAAATCATAAACGTTATTTTTCGCTGTCTTGATCATGTTATTTCTTCCTCAGATATCCCGCCTTGACACCATGCAATCAAAGTGAATTCACATGGCTGAAAAATAAAGGGATTCTTCAGTATTTTCCGTTAATTAAAGAGCGCATTGTCGCTGAGTAGAAAATATATTCTTCAGCAGGGAGCGGCAAATACCGTTTAGGTTATAAAGAACAGATCAATAAAGTGTAATGAGAAACGAGGTGAGATCAGAGAAGGCGATGGCGGCCAATGGATTTAAATTCCTAGACGCTCGTTTTCACAAAATAGCAACAAATCCCCGATACGGAAAGCATAATTAAACATGCAGCACCCGCCGTTATCAGTTAGAGACTTGCTGCCGCCGTATGAGAGAATAAGATAACGATCCATATACCCTGATGATTGTCATCAGCGTGGGATGGTTGGGTGGAAAAATCTTTATGGATTTGAAAAGGCTAAGATATTTTTGCAAAGTAGTAGAACAGAGCTCTTTCAGCAAAGCGGCCCAGTTGCTGAATATGGCGCAACCGCCGTTGAGTAAACGTATTCAAGAATTGGAAGAGGAACTCAATGTCTCACTATTTATGCGCAAGGGGAATCGGATTGAGACAACGGATGCCGGTTATTTCCTTTATCGTAAAGCATGTAAACTATTAAGGGAGGTTGAAGATACGGCAAGGGAAACGATCCAGATTGCCAATAGTGAACGTTACATATTGCGCATTGGTTTAACGCACTTATTTCAGTCTTATTTCAAGCCACTATTTTTAGAATTGCATCGGCGCTGTCCTCATGCGGAAATTAACGTGATGGTTTCTGATTCCAGTAATCTTGAATCCAGCCTGAATGATAAGTTAATTGACGTCGCATTGATTCAAAGACCTTATCATAATGAGGGTTATGACTCGATGACATTTAACCCGGTACCGCTGGTTGCCGTGGTGAGTAAAAAAATCATGCCGATCCCGCCGGACAACCCCTTCCCTTACCTCGAACTTGGTCAACTCCCGCTGATATTGCTGCATCGCTCCCGTGATTCCGGTGTTTATGAAATCTTGCTCGACCTTTTCCGCAAAGGCGGCGTTAACCCCAATGTGCTGATGCATATCACGCAGCCCGGCGTTATCCTCGATTGGCTGGAGTCAGGGCTTGAGGCCGCTACGTTGCTCCCCAGTTCGGAAGTCGATAGCAGCAAACTGCAACATTGCCATGTACTGAATGTTTTCCCATCGCCACTGGTCTTTTTCCCGGCATTGGTGAAAACGCCGGCTACGCCGTATATGACCGAACTGCTGGAGATTGTAGAACGGGGATATCCGTTTTGAGCGTGACCAGGCCGCGATGGCGCCGGAATAGAGCCGCGCAGGGAACGCAGGCGCAGCAACGTAAAACGCGCGAAAATGCCTGTCATAAAAAAATCGCCCCGCCGACGAACATGGCGGGGCGATAACATCCTCCCGCTAACGGCCGCATAATAAGGAAGAGGCCGACACGATGTCCGCCGCCATCGGTTTAAGCATCGTTTGATAACTGCAATTTCGTGAAATCACATAGCTCCGCGGCTTTTTCCGCGATAGCCGGAACAACGCCAAAGGTTCGGTCGGTGCGGTACATAACGGCATAACGTACCAGAGGCGGCGCGGGCTTTAGCTTTATTACCCCCAGCTTTTGTTGATCCACCAGAAATTTCAGACATTTCACTGGAAGGTAGGTGATGCCGATCCCTGAAATCGCCAATCCAATCTGCGCCAGCAAATTGTTGCTGATAATATTTTTGTTGAACGTAATACCCCGGCTCGAAAAGTAACGTTCGTAAATCAGGCCGGTGCCGGACTGCGCGCCTTGTAATAAAAACGAATAGTCGGGGATATCCAGTAAATCCAGCTCCGTACCCTGGGGAATAAGTTTAGGCGAACACATCCACGCGTTTTCAACGCTTTTTAACGGTACTGATATTAACCGGACGTCATTGAAAATATCGGGAACGATAATTAAATCCAGCAAGTCATTGGTAATATTTTCATATAAAACCGAACTCAGCTCGATTGACGGCTCAATTCGCACCCGGGGATATACCGATCGGATCGACTCGATCAGGCTCGGCAGCCACGTCATCGCCGTCAATTCAGTCACCCCCAGGCGTAACCGGCTGACCAGCACCTGTTTATCACTGATTCTCTCCAGCAGTTGATCGCGCCGGTGAATAATATCGGTACAGTAATCCAGCAGCTCCCGGCCCTTCTCCGTCAGTTGGGCGCTGCGGCTCCTTCTGTCGAAAATTTCAATATTGAAGGATTCCTCAAGTTCATGGATCCGCTTCGAAATAGCGGACTGCGACATATTGAGCTTACTGGCGGCCGCTTCAAAACTCCCTGACGTGACGATCCAATAAAGCGCATCAATTTGCTTGAAGGTGATCATAGCGCTATCTCATGAACAAAAGTGATGAATTTAATTCATAAAATATCGCTAAAACTCTCCAAATACTATGGGTAGTATCACAATTGCTGTTGTGTACATCCAACCACCGATCAAAAGCAGATGTAATACTATGATTCAGAGGGGAAAAATGAACTTACCCGGAAGCGTGATTAACCCTGCGCCACAGCCTGTCAGCCAGAAAGTACGCGACGCCTTCATCCATGTCGTCACCCCGCATATCAGCGACAATCTGTCACGCAGCATCGGTATTAACGGACTCACCCGTTATAACCAGTCTGGAAAACTCATCGGCACTGCGCTCACCGTGAGATCCCGCGGTGGAGACAACCTTGCCGTCTATCAGGCCATGACCATGCTCAAGCCCGGCCACGTGCTGGTTATCGATGCCGAAGGCAATCTGAATAATGCGGTAATCGGCGAGCTGATCAAACTGGAGTCGGTAAGACGCGGCTGTGTGGGCTTCATCGTGGATGGCGCCATACGGGATATCGCCAGTTTCGCCGATACGCCTTGCTATGCCAGAGGCGTGACCCATCGCGGCCCCTACAAAGACGGCCCGGGCGAAGTCAACATTCCGGTCTGCGTTGGCGGGCAGATCGTCAATCCTGGCGACATCGTGGTCGGCGATGAGAATGGCGTTGTCTGCTTCGCCCCCCAATTCGCCGACGAGCTACTGGCGTTAGCCGCTGAACACGCGGCCAAAGAAGAAATCATCAAACAACAGATCGCCTCCGGCGCTGAAGACCAAACCTGGTTCACTCACATACTCAGACAAAAAGGATTACTTAAATCATGGTGAATAAAAAACAAACATCCGGGCGTCTGAACCGCATCAAGCCATCGCCCAGTATCGCCGCCAACGATCTGGTCAATAAACTGCGCGCCGAAGGCAAGGATATTATTAATTTCACCATTGGCGAGCCGGACTTTGATACGCCGGAGCACATCATCGCCGCCGCGGTCGCCGCCATGGAAAACGGGGAAACCCACTACACGCCGGCCAGTGGAACCCTGACGCTGAGAAAAGCGGTCAGCGAAAAATTAAGCCGGGATAATCAACTGGATTATTCCCCGGATGAGATTGTCTGCGGCTGCGGCGGAAAACACATTATTTTTCATGCTTTCGCGTCTACCTTGAATGAACAGGATGAAGTGATCATCCATGCGCCCTACTGGGTATCCTATCCGGACCTGGCGATCCTGAACGAAGCCTTCCCTATCGTTATTGAAGGCCGCGAAGAAGATAACTTCAAGCTAATGCCGCAAGATCTGGAAAAAACGCTAACGCCCAACACCAAGTGGCTGGTACTGAATTACCCGAATAATCCAAGCGGCGTGATCTATACGGAGAAGGAACTTCTCGCGCTTGCCGAGGTGTTAAGAAAATATCCCAACGTGCTCATCATGCTGGATGAAATCTATGAATATTTTGTCTATCCAGGTAATCAACATATCTCCATGGCTAAGGTCGCCCCGGATTTGAAAGATCGTATGTTGATCATTAACGGCGTTTCTAAAGGCTACGCCATGACCGGGTGGCGCCTCGGCTATGGCGCCGGGCCGCAGTGGCTGATTGCCGCGATCGGCAAACTGATCTCCCAAACAACAACCTGCCCCAGCTCTGTCAGTCAGGCCGCCGCCGCCGCCGCGCTTTCCGGCGACCAGGCGCCGGTCCGCCGCATGCTGGAAATTTACCAGCAGCGTCGCAACCGGATATCGGAACTATTGAGCGATGTGCCCGGACTACATTTTACGCCGCCGTCCGGTGCGTTTTATTTATTTCCCAACGTCTCCGGATTGCTGGGGAAAATCACGCCGGCAGGCGAGAAAATAAGTTCCGATGACGATGTGGTGCAGTATTTACTGCGGGAAGGCGGCGTGGCGACCGTCGGCGGCCGAGCTTACGGCCTGTCGCCCTACATCAGGATCTCCTTTGCCAGCTCGCTGGAAATTATTGAAGAAGGATGCCGCCGCATCAAGAACGCGCTCGCTAAATTAAAGTGATGCGTTAATATTCAAACGCCGCATTATATTCCCCGTTATTATTCTTCGCATGATGGCTCAATTTAATTGAGTCATCATCTATTTCACCCATGGCATATTAAAATCCTATATCTCCCGCCACGGCGCAAAATAAAATGACTTATCCCCTCTCAGGCGGAATATTCGCCATTTCCGTTATCTCCGCGCTGAATCATGAAGAAAAGTAATTTTAAACCAACATAAAAAATCACTTTTTTTGCCACGATAAATGGTCTATTACTAATATTCATCGTGATTTGCTTCTGTTGAGCCTTTCACAACCTATTGATGAGCACATTAATTTTATGTTCTGTAAGCGGACGCCAATATCTCTGGGCCCCCTGACGCCCCAACGGAACGACATGAATAGTGACGACCAACATACATATTTTTATTTCGACAGGCACACAGTAAGGTGAGACGTATTGCCTCCACCTTATTACTTCCAGCAATTTTATATAGAACGTTTGTAAACAAGGGGAACGACAATGCGTAAAACATTACTAGCCACATTGGGCGCTGTTGTGATGTCTTTTCTGGCAGGAACATCGGCCCACGCCGACCAGCTTTCCGATATCAAAACTAAAGGAACGCTGGTATGCGGCACTTTGGGTACCGCCGAGCCATTTAGCTTTCCTAATCCTCAAACCCGGGAAATCCAGGGATATGACGTGGATTTTTGCAACGCCATCGCCAAGAGTCTGGGTGTTAAACCAGAGCTCAAACTGATTTCCGTCGCCGCGCGCATTCCCGAATTGCAGCAGGGCCGCGTCGACCTGCTGGTAGCCAATCTCGGCTGGACGCCGGAACGTGCGCAACAAATCGTCTATAGCGATAGTTATTATGCCAGCCTGCAGAAAGTCGCGGCCAAGGCCAGCCAGGGATTCAAAACGCTGGACGATCTTGAAGGTAAACGCGTGAGCGCGCCCAAAGGCTCAACCTCCGAAGCCGCGGTGAAAAGCCGTTTACCCAGCGCCAGAGTCATCACCTTCCAGGATCCTCCCGCCGCGTTTCTCGCCATGCAGCAGGGTAAAGTAGAAGGTTTCGCCGTCTCGGAAATTATGCTGATGAAATT
This window of the Brenneria goodwinii genome carries:
- a CDS encoding UbiD family decarboxylase gives rise to the protein MIKTAKNNVYDLRSALELLKTLPGEYVETDVEVDPHAELSGIYRYVGAGGTCQRPTRKNGPVMVFNKIKNFNDISVAIGLNGSRKRVGEFLNCPPERLGHLLKDSVKNAIPPVVVEPDKATCREVVHLATDADFDLRKLLPAPTNTEEDAGPYITMGLCYASDPETHESDITIHRLCIQSRDELSMWLTPGRHIDAFRMKAEAKGKPLPISISIGVDPAIEVAACFEPPTTPLGFDELSIAGALRGYAVEMTKCITINEKAIAHAEIVIEGELLPNVRVREDQNTNTGKAMPEFPGYTGEAKEALPVIKVKAVTHRRNPIWRTTVGPGEEHVNMAGIPTEASILDMVERAMPGKLLNVFAHTAGGGKLLAVMQFKKSSPVDEGRQRQAALLAFSAFSELKHVILVDEDVDIFDSDDVMWAMQTRYQGDVDTVFIPGVRCHPLDPSQVPAYSPSISQQGMSCKTLFDCTVPFHLKSHFERSKFKEVDVKRFLPDFE
- a CDS encoding LysR family transcriptional regulator; this encodes MDLKRLRYFCKVVEQSSFSKAAQLLNMAQPPLSKRIQELEEELNVSLFMRKGNRIETTDAGYFLYRKACKLLREVEDTARETIQIANSERYILRIGLTHLFQSYFKPLFLELHRRCPHAEINVMVSDSSNLESSLNDKLIDVALIQRPYHNEGYDSMTFNPVPLVAVVSKKIMPIPPDNPFPYLELGQLPLILLHRSRDSGVYEILLDLFRKGGVNPNVLMHITQPGVILDWLESGLEAATLLPSSEVDSSKLQHCHVLNVFPSPLVFFPALVKTPATPYMTELLEIVERGYPF
- a CDS encoding LysR family transcriptional regulator; this translates as MITFKQIDALYWIVTSGSFEAAASKLNMSQSAISKRIHELEESFNIEIFDRRSRSAQLTEKGRELLDYCTDIIHRRDQLLERISDKQVLVSRLRLGVTELTAMTWLPSLIESIRSVYPRVRIEPSIELSSVLYENITNDLLDLIIVPDIFNDVRLISVPLKSVENAWMCSPKLIPQGTELDLLDIPDYSFLLQGAQSGTGLIYERYFSSRGITFNKNIISNNLLAQIGLAISGIGITYLPVKCLKFLVDQQKLGVIKLKPAPPLVRYAVMYRTDRTFGVVPAIAEKAAELCDFTKLQLSNDA
- a CDS encoding RraA family protein, which gives rise to MNLPGSVINPAPQPVSQKVRDAFIHVVTPHISDNLSRSIGINGLTRYNQSGKLIGTALTVRSRGGDNLAVYQAMTMLKPGHVLVIDAEGNLNNAVIGELIKLESVRRGCVGFIVDGAIRDIASFADTPCYARGVTHRGPYKDGPGEVNIPVCVGGQIVNPGDIVVGDENGVVCFAPQFADELLALAAEHAAKEEIIKQQIASGAEDQTWFTHILRQKGLLKSW
- a CDS encoding aminotransferase class I/II-fold pyridoxal phosphate-dependent enzyme; the protein is MVNKKQTSGRLNRIKPSPSIAANDLVNKLRAEGKDIINFTIGEPDFDTPEHIIAAAVAAMENGETHYTPASGTLTLRKAVSEKLSRDNQLDYSPDEIVCGCGGKHIIFHAFASTLNEQDEVIIHAPYWVSYPDLAILNEAFPIVIEGREEDNFKLMPQDLEKTLTPNTKWLVLNYPNNPSGVIYTEKELLALAEVLRKYPNVLIMLDEIYEYFVYPGNQHISMAKVAPDLKDRMLIINGVSKGYAMTGWRLGYGAGPQWLIAAIGKLISQTTTCPSSVSQAAAAAALSGDQAPVRRMLEIYQQRRNRISELLSDVPGLHFTPPSGAFYLFPNVSGLLGKITPAGEKISSDDDVVQYLLREGGVATVGGRAYGLSPYIRISFASSLEIIEEGCRRIKNALAKLK
- a CDS encoding ABC transporter substrate-binding protein produces the protein MRKTLLATLGAVVMSFLAGTSAHADQLSDIKTKGTLVCGTLGTAEPFSFPNPQTREIQGYDVDFCNAIAKSLGVKPELKLISVAARIPELQQGRVDLLVANLGWTPERAQQIVYSDSYYASLQKVAAKASQGFKTLDDLEGKRVSAPKGSTSEAAVKSRLPSARVITFQDPPAAFLAMQQGKVEGFAVSEIMLMKFKKQVESSSPIAILEPALMTEAWGVGMKKGETALIDQVNSTLQAMEKSGEAQQIFDKWLGEETSYGLQRGFTIAPIKG